From the Trifolium pratense cultivar HEN17-A07 linkage group LG4, ARS_RC_1.1, whole genome shotgun sequence genome, the window AAATCCAAAAGTGTCGAACGCAAACGGTATAAAAACGTGTTGATTTTCGAAGCATGCTTTCTCATGTTTGACCATTTTGCTTGAAGCAGCTTTGACGGCCGTCTGTCCCACAGTAAAATCCCCAACCCCTAGTCCCACAAGTGGGGAAACTCCAGTCAAATCTACACAACATGTTTCCCACCTACCTACCCATCCGAACACCAGAACATCAGCTGGACGAAGTGTCGATCTCGCTTCTTGTgggtcagtcaagaagttcacTGGTGCCTCTTTCTTAATATATATCGGCAAAACTTTccttataaattaatattatatggttattaaaattataaagttaaGTTGATTACAAACTCTAACTCAATGATAGCATAAACTTTTCTTGCCATCCATTATCATCTAAATATCTAAATCCAAATTCAACAAATCCATTCATCTATCTTGCCACCCCTACATAAAGATATGAAGTGGAAGAAAGTAGCTCTATTTGTTAGAAACTATATACTAGTAGTCATTAAATTCTCACTAATGTAAcatattactaatttattatttattatagatATATGTAGATACACACTTTGCTCAAATTGTCAAAGTTACAAACATCATAATTCATAGCAGAAATCTTAAACaagaaattttcattttcatcaaaTTAAGACTAATTTCTTTTGTCAATTCTTCTGCGGAGACAAAAGTAAGCCAACAACCTAAAACAAAGAGCCATAGCTAGCAGAACCCAAACTTCACTCAAACCTCCTTTCAAGTTTACAGTATCAAATGAAGGTGAAGTTTGAAGTGGCCTACAACCTCCCTCACTTTCACATTCATATAGTTGGTCTCCTGAATATTGCACTTTTAGTAGAAGCCTGAATCCATAGTACATGAATGACATATACTTCATCCATTGCATGAACTTTGGTATATGCTGCAAGATTAACAAATCAGATTTTTTCAAGTTTTGCAAGAATCATGCAACACTCCTAAAACACTTCAAAGGTGATCAAGTTGTAttatgaagcactgacacaaACACTGATACATCGACACTTGTAAtagtttgagaaaatgacataattcaatgtaactatatgtgtcggtgtcggacatcAATATGTGTCCGACACTAGGACAGGCCTAATCTGAAGAGTGTCCCGTGTTTCATAGGTTGTGTATTATATCATTGTTCTGTCTCAGTTTATAGCACCAAGTACtgttaaaaaaaaccaaaaactaaCTGTTAAATCGAACTGGACCGGAAAAATTTCGAACTGTGACGGGCAGTTCACTAATTGAAATGTGTACTTTCCAGTGCAGTTCGATTCAGTTTAACAGTCCTAATATTTGCTTCAgtttaatttttggttttttttaacaaacttaaTATCAGTTAATAATAGCAATTTGGTACAGCTCGATTCACAAAGAAACAGTTAGGTTCGAAAAGGTATAGTTCGGTTTTACTTAAAGACATTCTGGTTTGGTTCAAAACATAGATCCGGTGCACCGAACCTTTATACTAGTTCAGTTCAGGAAGGACTATTAACATTTTGGTTCAGTTTTACCGAACTTGTAGTAACGGTTATGTATTATTCGGTTTTCCATCCTGAACCGAGCCATGAACAGTGCACCAAGTTATGTTTTAATTAACATTGTTGCTACTGCTACGTCCTTTGTACATACCTGAACATAGTAGCCACCTGTAAGAAGGAATAACATAAGTATCAAAGAAGCAACCATTCCTGCTCTTTGAATACTCATAACTGCAGCTCCAAATAATTCTCCTGCCCCCTATTAACAAAACAACATGCATACTCATTAAAGCTAGCTATAAACAAATTATTAACCCTTAAACATGTTCTGAGTCTTGAAGTAACTTACTTGACTTGTTATAGCTATTAGCAAAATTGTGAATAACGTAAGGAAGAAGCAAGCCGCAGTGCTCTTAAATCCAGCCATGAAGTACACAATGAGCATGAAAATAGTAGGATACATAACATGTGCCATCATGTCACATAGAGTACTGCTTGCATAGTATACACTTAGTCTATACATGTCTGCTTTCCTTTCTTTTCGTAAGTAAACCTTTTCGAACGGAAATACATAGACAGCTCCGAAAATACATGTAGATGTccaaaatatacaaatataGAACATTAAACCAACCTGCACCAAAAAAATTAGTCAATGCTTACTGAAAACGCAAAGTCGTTTAGAACAGTTATGATTTCTGGACGCGTCCCTGAAACTACCTAGTAGTACCTGATCTCGGAGTTCAGCTTCTGTATTGATTGAAGATTTCCACCAAAGTAGTCCCAACAAAAGTGCAATTCCAAGTGCTTGAACAAGTCttaatatatcaaaatattccATGCATCTTGCTTTGAATGATCTCTTATAAAGAATAACAAATTGGTCTAACCAACTTAATGTCCATTCTTTCTTAACCTGAATAGCTAGTTGAAGATGTTTTGGTGTGTTTGCTCCTTTAtgattctctttttcttttggctCAAGTATTTCTTTATACTTTAGTTGTACATACTAACATAAtcaagaaacaatcattaagtTATTTGTACATACTAATACCTACTCCCTCCGGTCGCTATAAGCGAAAAACCTACTTTCATTGAAAATGAATCTATCTGGcttatattatagaccagatacattagtttttcaatgaacctaaaaagtagttttttgcttataatagtgactggagggagtatatataaataaattatggcAAATTCTATACATTAATAACAACCGCTGAAGGGTCAGTAGATTCATGATCTTTGAAAATATCTTGTGGAATACTTATATCATTTAGTTGTCCAGTTGCCAAGTCAAGCAAGAATTCTGCTGGATTCATCGGTATTTCCGGGACAAACCTCAAGGATGAAAAGTACTCCATTGTGTCTTTAGCCTTCCCATAAAAAACAGGAGAGCCTTCTGATATCAGAAGAAGTTTGCTAAACATGTGAAAGATTCTGCTTGATGGCTGGTGAATTGTTGTGATTATAGTTCTTCCAGCCTAAGGACAAATCCAAGTATTTTTTCAGCATATGTTCAAAACATGTTATCAAAATGACATtttcaaaagaatttttttaaacacaAAATAGCAGCAGTGAAGGATAATCTGTACTATTGAatgtcaaaatcattttttaataatctgTAACAAAGGATCATAATCTGATACTTTGGCTAGTCCCTGAAGAGTGAGAAGGAGTTTGTTTGCTGAGGTGGAATCAAGGCCTGAAGTTGGCTCATCAAGTAGCAGCAGTGAAGGATCAACAAGAATTTCATAGCCAATGCTGGTTCTTTTCCTTTCTCCTCCTGATATGCCTCCAGCTATTTTCGTGTGGCGGCATCTATGATTATACAAGAGATTAT encodes:
- the LOC123923530 gene encoding ABC transporter G family member 26-like, producing MENMRENEIEDNMSMSPPSVGSMQIAGSNGFGHSMDFMSQSYLINRYSEIDIQVQDSSFNQEPPLPVYLKFEDVEFKVRNSQIVSKNPVKTMMSKVSTQNNVEERNKYKKILKGITGSIGPGEILALMGPSGSGKTTLLSVIGGRLNNDNVKGKITYNDVPYSPALKRRIGFVPQEDVLFPQLTVEETLIFSAFLRLPTNMTKQQKYARLENTIKDLGLERCRHTKIAGGISGGERKRTSIGYEILVDPSLLLLDEPTSGLDSTSANKLLLTLQGLAKAGRTIITTIHQPSSRIFHMFSKLLLISEGSPVFYGKAKDTMEYFSSLRFVPEIPMNPAEFLLDLATGQLNDISIPQDIFKDHESTDPSAVVINYVQLKYKEILEPKEKENHKGANTPKHLQLAIQVKKEWTLSWLDQFVILYKRSFKARCMEYFDILRLVQALGIALLLGLLWWKSSINTEAELRDQVGLMFYICIFWTSTCIFGAVYVFPFEKVYLRKERKADMYRLSVYYASSTLCDMMAHVMYPTIFMLIVYFMAGFKSTAACFFLTLFTILLIAITSQGAGELFGAAVMSIQRAGMVASLILMLFLLTGGYYVQHIPKFMQWMKYMSFMYYGFRLLLKVQYSGDQLYECESEGGCRPLQTSPSFDTVNLKGGLSEVWVLLAMALCFRLLAYFCLRRRIDKRN